A portion of the Kribbella jejuensis genome contains these proteins:
- the carB gene encoding carbamoyl-phosphate synthase large subunit, whose product MPRRTDIESVLVIGSGPIVIGQACEFDYSGTQACRVLREEGFRVILVNSNPATIMTDPEFADATYVEPITPEYVEKVIEKERPNALLATLGGQTALNAAIALHENGVLEKYGVELIGASVDAIQRGENRESFKHIVEKLGASVARSVICHTLDDVMGAADQLGYPLVVRPSFTMGGVGSGMAYDEADLRRIAGAGLQASPTTEVLIEESILGWKEYELEVMRDKADNVVIICSIENVDPMGVHTGDSVTVAPAMTLTDREYQVMRDLAIGIIREVGVDTGGCNIQFAVNPADGRLIVIEMNPRVSRSSALASKATGFPIAKIAAKVAIGYTLDEIPNDITQQTPASFEPTLDYVVVKVPRFAFEKFPAADATLTTHMKSVGEAMAIGRNYTEALQKALRSLEKPEARFSWAGQPASELEPLLEAIKTPHDGRLRTIMDAIRAGASPEQIFEATRIDPWFVDQLYLIHETALQVAAAPRLTPEVLRLAKRHGFSDLQLAEIRGLTEDVVRGVRQALGIRPVYKTVDTCAAEFKAETPYHYSSYDEETEVAPRTEPAVLILGSGPNRIGQGIEFDYSCVHASMALREAGYCTVMVNCNPETVSTDYDTSDRLYFEPLTCEDVLEIVHAELQAGPVAGVIVQLGGQTPLGLAQRLADAGVPIVGTSPAAIHLAEERGAFGKVLADAGLPAPKHGTALSADEAHAVAAEIGFPVLVRPSYVLGGRGMEIVYSSAELTAALDRLSAGSGSWEHPVLIDRFLDDAVEIDVDGLFDGNELFLGGVMEHIEEAGVHSGDSSCALPPITLGNADIENIRRSTEAIARGVGVRGLLNVQYALAGDVLYVLEANPRASRTVPFVSKATATPLAKAAARVMLGASIAELRSEGLLPAEGDGGTLPPTTPIAVKEAVMPFNRFRTIDGSSVDTVLGPEMRSTGEVMGIDDTFGTAFAKSQAGASQPLPAAGKVFVSVANRDKRHMIFPVKRLADLGFQIYATEGTADVLRRNGVEAVTVRKSSQGPGPNGEPTIVQMVQDGELNLIVNTPIGITQGGSPRLDGYEIRSAAVARNIPCITTVQGLAAAVQGIEAQRAGDISVRSLQDWVPRIHGA is encoded by the coding sequence ATGCCACGTCGCACAGACATCGAGTCGGTCCTGGTGATCGGGTCCGGGCCGATCGTGATCGGTCAGGCCTGCGAGTTCGACTACTCCGGGACCCAGGCGTGCCGGGTGCTGCGCGAGGAGGGCTTCCGGGTGATCCTGGTGAACTCCAACCCGGCCACGATCATGACCGATCCGGAGTTCGCCGACGCGACCTACGTCGAGCCGATCACGCCGGAGTACGTCGAGAAGGTGATCGAGAAGGAGCGCCCGAACGCGCTGCTCGCCACTCTTGGCGGCCAGACCGCCCTGAACGCGGCGATCGCCCTGCACGAGAACGGCGTGCTGGAGAAGTACGGCGTGGAGCTGATCGGCGCGTCCGTCGACGCGATTCAGCGCGGTGAGAACCGGGAGTCGTTCAAGCACATCGTCGAGAAGCTCGGCGCGTCCGTGGCGCGGTCGGTGATCTGCCACACGCTCGACGACGTGATGGGCGCGGCTGACCAGCTCGGGTACCCGCTCGTCGTCCGGCCGTCGTTCACGATGGGCGGCGTCGGCAGCGGGATGGCGTACGACGAGGCCGACCTGCGCCGGATCGCCGGCGCCGGGCTGCAGGCCTCGCCGACCACCGAGGTGCTGATCGAGGAGTCGATCCTCGGCTGGAAGGAGTACGAGCTGGAGGTGATGCGCGACAAGGCCGACAACGTCGTGATCATCTGCTCGATCGAGAACGTCGACCCGATGGGCGTGCACACCGGCGACTCGGTCACGGTCGCGCCCGCGATGACGCTGACCGACCGCGAGTACCAGGTCATGCGGGACCTTGCCATCGGCATCATCCGTGAGGTCGGCGTCGACACCGGCGGCTGCAACATCCAGTTCGCCGTCAACCCCGCCGACGGCCGGCTGATCGTGATCGAGATGAACCCGCGGGTGTCGCGGTCCTCGGCGCTGGCGTCCAAGGCGACCGGCTTCCCGATCGCGAAGATCGCCGCGAAGGTTGCCATCGGCTACACGCTGGACGAGATCCCGAACGACATCACCCAGCAGACGCCGGCGAGCTTCGAGCCGACGCTGGACTACGTGGTGGTGAAGGTGCCGCGGTTCGCGTTCGAGAAGTTCCCGGCCGCGGACGCCACGCTGACCACGCACATGAAGAGCGTCGGCGAGGCGATGGCGATCGGCCGGAACTACACCGAGGCCCTGCAGAAGGCGCTGCGGTCGCTGGAGAAGCCGGAGGCGCGGTTCTCCTGGGCCGGCCAGCCCGCGTCCGAGCTGGAGCCGTTGCTCGAGGCAATCAAGACGCCGCACGACGGGCGGCTGCGCACGATCATGGACGCGATCCGCGCCGGCGCGAGCCCGGAGCAGATCTTCGAGGCGACTCGCATTGATCCTTGGTTCGTGGACCAGCTCTACCTGATCCACGAGACCGCACTGCAGGTCGCGGCAGCGCCACGGCTGACTCCCGAGGTGCTGCGGCTCGCCAAGCGGCACGGGTTCTCGGACCTGCAGCTGGCCGAGATCCGCGGGTTGACCGAGGACGTCGTCCGCGGTGTTCGGCAGGCGCTCGGGATCCGGCCGGTGTACAAGACGGTCGACACCTGTGCGGCCGAGTTCAAGGCGGAGACGCCGTACCACTACTCGTCGTACGACGAGGAGACCGAGGTCGCGCCGCGGACCGAGCCGGCCGTGCTGATCCTCGGCTCCGGGCCGAACCGGATCGGGCAGGGGATCGAGTTCGACTACTCCTGCGTGCACGCGTCGATGGCGCTGCGCGAAGCCGGGTACTGCACCGTGATGGTGAACTGCAACCCGGAGACGGTCTCGACCGACTACGACACCTCCGACCGGCTCTACTTCGAGCCGCTCACCTGCGAGGACGTCCTCGAGATCGTGCACGCCGAGCTGCAGGCCGGACCGGTCGCGGGCGTGATCGTGCAGCTCGGCGGGCAGACGCCGCTGGGGTTGGCGCAGCGGCTCGCGGACGCCGGCGTACCGATCGTCGGGACGTCGCCGGCCGCGATCCATCTCGCCGAAGAGCGTGGCGCGTTCGGCAAGGTGCTCGCGGACGCGGGCCTGCCGGCGCCGAAGCACGGTACGGCGCTCTCGGCCGACGAGGCGCACGCGGTCGCGGCGGAGATCGGGTTCCCGGTGCTCGTCCGGCCGTCGTACGTGCTCGGTGGGCGCGGGATGGAGATCGTGTACAGCTCCGCCGAGCTGACCGCGGCGCTGGACCGGCTGAGCGCCGGCTCCGGGTCGTGGGAGCACCCGGTGCTGATCGACCGGTTCCTCGACGACGCGGTGGAGATCGACGTCGACGGGCTGTTCGACGGGAACGAACTGTTCCTCGGTGGCGTGATGGAACACATCGAGGAGGCCGGGGTGCACTCGGGCGACTCGTCGTGCGCGCTGCCGCCGATCACGCTCGGGAACGCCGACATCGAGAACATCCGCCGCTCCACCGAGGCGATCGCGCGCGGCGTCGGCGTCCGCGGGCTGCTGAACGTGCAGTACGCGCTGGCCGGCGACGTGCTGTACGTCCTGGAGGCGAACCCGCGGGCGTCGCGGACGGTGCCGTTCGTGTCCAAGGCAACCGCTACGCCGCTGGCGAAGGCGGCCGCCCGGGTGATGCTCGGCGCCTCGATCGCCGAACTGCGGTCCGAGGGGCTGCTGCCGGCTGAGGGCGACGGTGGCACGTTGCCTCCGACGACGCCGATCGCGGTCAAGGAGGCCGTGATGCCGTTCAATCGGTTCCGGACCATCGACGGGTCGTCGGTGGACACGGTGCTCGGGCCGGAGATGCGCTCGACCGGTGAGGTGATGGGCATCGACGACACGTTCGGTACGGCGTTCGCGAAGTCGCAGGCGGGGGCGTCGCAGCCGCTGCCGGCGGCAGGCAAGGTGTTCGTGTCGGTCGCGAACCGGGACAAGCGGCACATGATCTTCCCGGTCAAGCGGCTGGCGGATCTAGGCTTCCAGATCTATGCGACCGAAGGTACGGCGGACGTACTGCGGCGCAACGGGGTCGAGGCCGTGACGGTGCGGAAGAGCAGCCAGGGTCCCGGGCCCAACGGGGAGCCGACGATCGTCCAGATGGTGCAGGACGGCGAGCTGAACCTGATCGTCAACACCCCGATCGGCATCACCCAGGGCGGCTCCCCACGGCTCGACGGCTACGAGATCCGCAGCGCGGCGGTCGCCCGCAACATCCCCTGCATCACCACGGTCCAGGGGTTGGCCGCCGCAGTCCAAGGCATCGAAGCCCAACGCGCCGGCGACATATCCGTCCGGTCCCTCCAGGACTGGGTCCCAAGGATCCACGGTGCCTGA
- the carA gene encoding glutamine-hydrolyzing carbamoyl-phosphate synthase small subunit, which produces MSQPALLVLEDGRAFAGTSYGATGSTFGEAVFTTGMTGYQETLTDPSYHRQIVTQTAPHIGNTGINDEDDESQKIWVAGYVVRDPARVPSNWRAKRSLDEQLQAQNIVGISGIDTRALTRHLRERGAMRAGISTEILDAGELLRQVLEQPPMVGADLASEVTTFEPYVVPAEGEKRFTVVALDLGIKSMTPKRMSERGIEVHVMPATTSLEDVLAVNPDGIFMSNGPGDPETTEHPTTLLKQLLEQNKPYFGICFGNQVFGRALGLGTFKLKYGHRGINQPVLDRATGKVEITAQNHGFAVDAPIEETVQTPYGTAEVSHVSLNDNVVEGLKLTGRDGRVLAFSVQYHPEAAAGPHDSAYLFDRFVELMEGRA; this is translated from the coding sequence ATGAGTCAGCCCGCTTTGCTGGTCCTTGAGGACGGCCGCGCGTTCGCCGGTACGTCGTACGGCGCGACCGGATCCACGTTCGGCGAGGCGGTGTTCACCACCGGGATGACCGGGTACCAGGAGACACTGACCGACCCGTCGTACCACCGGCAGATCGTCACCCAGACCGCGCCGCACATCGGCAACACCGGGATCAACGACGAGGACGACGAGTCGCAGAAGATCTGGGTCGCCGGGTACGTCGTCCGCGACCCGGCCCGGGTGCCGTCGAACTGGCGGGCCAAGCGCTCGCTCGACGAGCAGCTGCAGGCGCAGAACATCGTCGGGATCTCCGGGATCGACACCCGCGCGCTGACCCGGCACCTGCGCGAGCGCGGCGCGATGCGGGCCGGCATCTCCACCGAGATCCTGGACGCCGGCGAACTGCTGCGGCAGGTGCTCGAGCAGCCGCCGATGGTGGGCGCGGACCTGGCCTCGGAAGTGACGACGTTCGAGCCGTACGTCGTCCCCGCCGAAGGGGAGAAGCGCTTCACCGTGGTCGCGCTGGACCTCGGGATCAAGTCGATGACGCCGAAACGGATGTCCGAGCGCGGCATCGAGGTGCACGTGATGCCGGCGACGACGTCGCTGGAGGACGTGCTCGCGGTGAACCCGGACGGCATCTTCATGAGCAACGGGCCGGGCGACCCGGAGACCACCGAGCACCCGACCACCCTGCTCAAGCAGCTGCTGGAGCAGAACAAGCCGTACTTCGGCATCTGCTTCGGTAACCAGGTGTTCGGGCGGGCGCTCGGGCTCGGGACGTTCAAGCTGAAGTACGGGCACCGCGGCATCAACCAGCCGGTGCTCGACCGGGCCACCGGCAAGGTCGAGATCACGGCGCAGAACCATGGTTTCGCGGTCGACGCACCGATCGAGGAGACGGTGCAGACGCCGTACGGAACCGCCGAGGTGTCGCATGTCTCGCTCAACGACAACGTGGTCGAGGGGCTCAAGCTGACCGGTCGCGACGGCCGGGTGCTTGCTTTCTCGGTGCAGTACCACCCAGAAGCCGCAGCAGGTCCGCACGATTCGGCGTACCTGTTCGACCGCTTCGTCGAGCTGATGGAGGGACGGGCCTGA
- a CDS encoding dihydroorotase, producing MTAYLITGARILGGEVADLLIDNGEIVATGTNLQAPDGTTTIDAAGLVALPGLVDLHTHLREPGREDAETVFTGTRAAAKGGFTAVFAMANTDPVADTAGVVEQVWRLGRDAGYADVYPIGAVTVGRKGTQLAELGAMADSAARVRVFSDDGDCVWDAALMRRALEYVKAFDGVIAQHAQEPRLTQGAQMNEGALSGVLGLTGWPSVAEEAIIARDILLNAHVGSKLHVCHLSTKGSVEIVRAAKRRGLEVTAEVTPHHLLLTEDLAASYNPVYKVNPPLRTKADVEAVREGLADGTIDIVATDHAPHPVEDKDCEWSAAAFGMTGLETALSVVQHAMVDTKLLTWAEVADRMSYRPAAIGQAADHGQPLVAGAPANVVLYDPRVERTVVPEESVSLSRNTPFDGMTLPGKVVATFLRGTPTVLDGELTR from the coding sequence ATGACCGCGTATCTGATCACCGGAGCCAGGATCCTCGGCGGTGAGGTGGCGGACCTGCTGATCGACAACGGCGAGATCGTTGCCACAGGCACCAACCTGCAGGCACCCGACGGTACGACGACCATCGACGCCGCCGGACTCGTCGCGCTGCCCGGGCTGGTCGACCTGCACACGCACCTGCGCGAGCCGGGCCGTGAGGACGCCGAGACCGTGTTCACCGGCACCCGGGCCGCCGCCAAGGGCGGATTCACCGCGGTGTTCGCGATGGCCAACACCGACCCGGTCGCCGACACCGCGGGTGTCGTCGAGCAGGTCTGGCGGCTCGGCCGGGACGCCGGGTACGCCGATGTGTACCCGATCGGCGCGGTGACCGTCGGCCGGAAGGGCACGCAGCTCGCGGAGCTCGGCGCGATGGCCGACTCGGCCGCCCGGGTCCGGGTGTTCTCCGACGACGGCGACTGCGTCTGGGACGCCGCGCTGATGCGCCGCGCCCTCGAGTACGTGAAGGCGTTCGACGGCGTGATCGCCCAGCACGCGCAGGAGCCGCGGCTGACCCAGGGCGCGCAGATGAACGAGGGCGCGCTGTCCGGCGTACTCGGGCTGACCGGCTGGCCGAGTGTCGCCGAGGAGGCGATCATCGCCCGCGACATCCTGCTGAACGCGCACGTCGGCTCGAAGCTGCACGTCTGCCACCTGTCCACCAAGGGCTCGGTCGAGATCGTCCGCGCCGCCAAGCGCCGCGGGCTCGAGGTGACCGCCGAGGTCACCCCGCACCACCTGCTGCTGACCGAGGACCTGGCCGCCTCCTACAACCCGGTGTACAAGGTGAACCCGCCGCTGCGGACCAAGGCGGACGTCGAGGCGGTCCGCGAGGGCCTGGCCGACGGCACGATCGACATCGTCGCCACCGACCACGCGCCGCACCCGGTCGAGGACAAGGACTGCGAGTGGAGCGCGGCCGCGTTCGGGATGACCGGACTGGAGACGGCGCTCAGCGTCGTCCAGCACGCGATGGTCGACACCAAGCTGCTGACCTGGGCCGAGGTCGCGGACCGGATGAGCTACCGGCCGGCCGCGATCGGTCAGGCCGCTGACCACGGACAGCCGCTGGTCGCCGGTGCGCCCGCGAACGTCGTGCTGTACGACCCGCGGGTCGAGCGGACCGTCGTACCCGAGGAGTCGGTGTCGCTGTCGCGGAACACGCCGTTCGACGGGATGACGCTGCCCGGCAAGGTCGTCGCGACCTTCCTGCGCGGTACGCCGACCGTCCTGGACGGTGAGCTGACCCGGTGA
- a CDS encoding aspartate carbamoyltransferase catalytic subunit, whose protein sequence is MKHLLSAADLSRDEANLILDTAEEMRSLADRPIKKLPALRGRTVVNLFFEDSTRTRISFEAAAKRLSADVINFSAKGSSVSKGESLKDTALTLQAMGADGVVCRHGSSGAPHLLAKSGWMTGSVVNAGDGTHEHPTQALLDAFTMRRHLGSLDGRRITIVGDVLHSRVARSNVLLLSTLGAEVTVVSPPTLLPVDMSNWPCTTSYDFDSVLPKSDAVMMLRVQRERMNDAFFPSAREYTRRYGLDRNRMAQLPDEAIVLHPGPMNRGMEISAEVADSTRSVIVEQVTNGVAIRMAVLYLLLSGTNEGEPTA, encoded by the coding sequence GTGAAGCATCTGCTGAGCGCGGCCGACCTGAGCCGGGACGAGGCGAACCTGATCCTCGACACCGCCGAGGAGATGCGGTCGCTGGCCGACCGCCCGATCAAGAAGCTGCCCGCGCTGCGCGGCCGGACCGTGGTGAACCTGTTCTTCGAGGATTCGACCCGGACCCGGATCTCGTTCGAGGCCGCCGCGAAGCGGCTGTCCGCGGACGTCATCAACTTCTCCGCCAAGGGCTCCAGCGTGAGCAAGGGCGAGAGCCTGAAGGACACGGCGCTGACGCTGCAGGCGATGGGCGCCGACGGTGTCGTCTGCCGGCACGGTTCGTCCGGCGCGCCGCACCTGCTGGCGAAGTCCGGCTGGATGACCGGCTCCGTGGTGAACGCCGGCGACGGCACCCACGAGCACCCGACGCAGGCGCTGCTCGACGCGTTCACGATGCGCCGCCACCTCGGCTCGCTGGACGGCCGCCGGATCACGATCGTCGGCGACGTCCTGCACTCCCGGGTCGCCCGCTCGAACGTCCTGCTGCTGTCCACGCTCGGCGCCGAGGTGACCGTTGTCTCCCCGCCGACGCTGCTGCCGGTCGACATGAGCAACTGGCCGTGCACCACGTCGTACGACTTCGACTCGGTGCTGCCGAAGAGCGACGCGGTGATGATGCTGCGGGTGCAGCGGGAGCGGATGAACGACGCGTTCTTCCCGAGCGCCCGCGAGTACACCCGGCGCTACGGGCTCGACCGGAACCGGATGGCGCAGCTGCCGGACGAGGCGATCGTGCTGCACCCCGGCCCGATGAACCGCGGTATGGAGATCAGCGCCGAGGTCGCCGACTCGACCCGCTCGGTGATCGTCGAACAGGTCACCAACGGCGTGGCGATCCGGATGGCCGTCCTCTACCTGTTGTTGTCCGGCACCAACGAAGGAGAACCGACCGCATGA
- the pyrR gene encoding bifunctional pyr operon transcriptional regulator/uracil phosphoribosyltransferase PyrR codes for MSPAQSAEQPGLAEPLQRSSSREVLDASDISRALTRIAHEILERNRGADPVVLLGIPSRGVPLARRISARIQAVEGQSVPTGSLDVTMYRDDIGLKPPRGLEHTDIPADGIDGKVVVLVDDVLFSGRTIRAALDALGDIGRPRAVQLAVLVDRGHRELPIRADYVGKNLPTSLVERVTVHLDEFDGEDAVLIADKGAK; via the coding sequence ATGAGCCCTGCCCAGAGTGCAGAGCAACCCGGGCTCGCGGAGCCGCTGCAGCGCAGCAGCAGCCGCGAAGTCCTCGACGCTTCCGACATATCCCGGGCACTGACCCGGATCGCGCACGAGATCCTCGAGCGCAACCGTGGTGCCGACCCGGTCGTCCTGCTCGGCATCCCGAGCCGCGGAGTTCCGCTGGCGCGGCGCATCTCGGCCCGGATCCAGGCCGTCGAGGGGCAGAGCGTACCGACAGGGTCACTCGACGTGACCATGTACCGCGACGACATCGGTCTCAAGCCGCCGCGGGGCCTGGAGCACACCGACATTCCCGCGGACGGCATCGACGGCAAGGTCGTCGTACTCGTCGACGACGTGCTGTTCTCCGGCCGGACGATCCGCGCCGCGCTCGACGCCCTCGGCGACATCGGCCGCCCGCGCGCGGTCCAGCTCGCGGTCCTGGTCGACCGCGGCCACCGCGAACTGCCGATCCGCGCCGACTACGTGGGCAAGAACCTGCCCACCTCGCTGGTCGAGCGGGTCACGGTCCACCTCGACGAGTTCGACGGCGAGGACGCCGTCCTGATCGCCGACAAGGGGGCGAAGTGA
- a CDS encoding transcriptional regulator — translation MPSEYAKTLGGKLRAIRQQQGLSLHGVEEKSKGRWKAVVVGSYERGDRAVTVQKLAELADFYGVPIRELLPGNASAAAAAAAPPRLILDLEALQHLDASEAGPLTRYAATIQAQRGDYNGKVLSIRQDDMRTLAVIYDESPTTLTERFISWGVLNPEAKGDVEESSEAAGA, via the coding sequence GTGCCTAGCGAATACGCGAAGACACTGGGTGGCAAGTTACGTGCCATCCGCCAGCAGCAAGGCCTGTCGCTGCATGGCGTGGAAGAGAAGTCCAAGGGTCGCTGGAAGGCGGTCGTCGTCGGCTCGTACGAGCGTGGCGATCGAGCCGTCACGGTCCAGAAGCTCGCGGAACTCGCCGATTTCTACGGCGTACCGATCCGTGAACTGCTTCCTGGAAACGCCAGCGCGGCGGCTGCGGCTGCTGCTCCGCCCCGGTTGATCCTCGACCTGGAGGCCCTGCAACACCTCGACGCGAGCGAGGCCGGTCCGCTGACGCGGTACGCGGCCACGATCCAGGCTCAGCGTGGGGACTACAACGGAAAGGTGCTGTCGATCCGTCAGGACGACATGCGGACGCTCGCGGTGATCTACGACGAGTCGCCGACGACGCTGACCGAGCGCTTCATCTCCTGGGGTGTCCTGAACCCCGAGGCGAAGGGTGACGTCGAAGAGTCGTCCGAGGCCGCCGGCGCCTGA
- the nusB gene encoding transcription antitermination factor NusB: MSARSKARKRALDVLFESEVRGLPVGGTLADRVADNDPPVNEFTVALVEGVAKHIEQIDELLETHSVGWTLDRMPAVDRNILRIGAYELLYDDQVPDVVAVSEAVALARDLSTDESPAFVNGLLARLLQLKPTLGL; this comes from the coding sequence ATGTCTGCCCGGAGCAAGGCCCGCAAGCGCGCCCTCGACGTGCTGTTCGAGTCCGAGGTCAGGGGGCTGCCGGTCGGCGGCACCCTGGCCGACCGGGTGGCCGACAACGACCCGCCGGTGAACGAGTTCACCGTGGCGCTGGTCGAAGGGGTCGCGAAACACATCGAGCAGATCGACGAGCTGCTGGAGACCCACTCGGTGGGCTGGACACTGGACCGGATGCCGGCCGTGGACCGGAACATCCTGCGCATCGGTGCCTACGAGCTCCTGTACGACGACCAGGTCCCGGACGTGGTCGCGGTGAGCGAGGCAGTGGCGCTGGCGCGGGACCTGTCGACCGACGAGTCCCCGGCGTTCGTGAACGGGCTGCTGGCCCGGCTGCTGCAGTTGAAGCCGACGCTCGGCCTCTGA
- the efp gene encoding elongation factor P, which produces MATTNDLKNGMVLDLDGQLWSVVWFQHHKPGKGGAVVRTKLKNVLSGKVVDKTFNADVKVEVATVDKRDMTYLYNDGSAYVFMDKSTYEQLQIQPDVVGDAAHFLLENQDAVVAVHDDLPLYVELPASVELLVEYTEPGLQGDRSTGGTKPAKLETGYTIQVPLFLTTGEKVKVDTRTGDYLGRVNS; this is translated from the coding sequence GTGGCAACGACGAACGACCTCAAGAACGGCATGGTGCTCGACCTGGACGGGCAGCTGTGGTCCGTCGTCTGGTTCCAGCATCACAAGCCGGGCAAGGGCGGCGCCGTCGTCCGCACCAAGCTGAAGAACGTGCTTTCCGGCAAGGTGGTCGACAAGACCTTCAACGCCGACGTCAAGGTCGAGGTGGCCACCGTCGACAAGCGCGACATGACCTACCTGTACAACGACGGTTCGGCGTACGTGTTCATGGACAAGTCGACGTACGAGCAGCTGCAGATCCAGCCCGACGTGGTCGGTGACGCCGCGCACTTCCTGCTGGAGAACCAGGACGCCGTCGTCGCGGTCCACGACGACCTCCCGCTGTACGTCGAGCTCCCGGCCTCGGTCGAGCTGCTCGTGGAGTACACCGAGCCCGGTCTGCAGGGCGACCGCTCCACCGGCGGCACCAAGCCGGCCAAGCTGGAGACCGGCTACACCATCCAGGTCCCGCTGTTCCTGACCACCGGCGAGAAGGTCAAGGTGGACACCCGGACCGGGGACTACCTCGGCCGCGTCAACTCCTGA
- a CDS encoding MarR family winged helix-turn-helix transcriptional regulator, with protein MADHVDLVLEQWRERRPDLDPSPMGIIGRMSRLGALFDAELRRNFAKHDLDRASFDVLATLRRSNPEHSLTPAGLMHSSMVTSGAISQRLDRLEARGLVTRAPSETDRRGVLVTLTDAGLELIDKVLPTHVDTEAQLLAGLSKGEREQLAGLLRALLESLGDERD; from the coding sequence ATGGCAGATCACGTCGACCTGGTGCTCGAGCAGTGGCGCGAGCGGCGGCCGGACCTGGATCCATCGCCGATGGGGATCATCGGCCGGATGAGCCGGCTGGGGGCACTCTTCGACGCCGAGCTGCGACGGAACTTCGCCAAGCACGATCTCGACCGTGCGTCGTTCGACGTACTGGCCACGCTGCGGCGCAGCAACCCGGAGCACAGCCTGACGCCGGCCGGGCTGATGCACTCGTCGATGGTCACCTCGGGCGCGATCAGCCAGCGGCTGGACCGGCTCGAGGCGCGCGGCCTGGTGACGCGAGCGCCGAGCGAGACGGATCGCCGCGGCGTACTGGTGACGCTGACGGATGCAGGACTCGAGCTGATCGACAAAGTGCTGCCGACTCACGTCGACACCGAGGCGCAATTGCTGGCCGGTCTGTCCAAAGGTGAGCGCGAGCAGCTGGCCGGGCTGTTGCGGGCCTTGCTGGAGTCGCTGGGGGACGAGCGGGACTGA
- a CDS encoding EamA family transporter, whose product MVLTAIAPMFWGTTYLVTTELLPPHRPLLAALLRALPAGLLLVAITRVLPHGSWWWRALVLGTLNIGAFNALLFVGAYRLPGGVAATVGAIQPLLVALLSAALLRQRLSLRTVLMALAGIFGVGLLVLRATARLDTWGVLAALGGAIVMAFGVVLSKRWTSPAPLLATTGWQLVAGGLVLLPITFLVEGSLPDFTVRNVAGYAYLAVFGSAVAYALWFRGLRELAPTEVAFMGLLSPVVATTLGWLVLGQRLAPLQILGGVIVLAALLGAQLRRSDQPLPEGVGDGVGAVAELETTGDVVEDVLDRPLRV is encoded by the coding sequence TTGGTCCTCACGGCGATCGCGCCGATGTTCTGGGGTACGACGTACCTCGTCACCACCGAGCTGCTCCCACCCCACCGTCCACTGCTGGCCGCGCTCCTGCGCGCCTTGCCGGCCGGCCTGCTTCTCGTGGCGATCACTCGGGTACTGCCACACGGGAGCTGGTGGTGGCGTGCATTGGTTCTCGGCACCCTCAACATCGGGGCGTTCAACGCCCTGCTGTTCGTCGGCGCCTATCGACTCCCAGGCGGCGTGGCCGCGACGGTCGGCGCCATCCAGCCGCTCCTGGTCGCTCTCCTGTCTGCGGCATTGCTACGACAGCGCCTGTCGCTCCGGACCGTTCTTATGGCGCTGGCAGGCATCTTCGGCGTCGGTCTGCTCGTACTGCGAGCCACTGCACGGCTGGACACGTGGGGCGTGCTGGCCGCTCTCGGCGGTGCAATCGTGATGGCGTTCGGCGTCGTACTGAGCAAGCGGTGGACGTCACCCGCTCCCCTGCTGGCGACGACTGGCTGGCAGCTGGTCGCGGGCGGGCTGGTGCTACTGCCGATCACGTTCCTGGTCGAGGGCTCGCTGCCCGACTTCACAGTGCGGAATGTTGCGGGGTACGCGTACCTGGCGGTGTTCGGTTCTGCGGTTGCTTATGCGCTGTGGTTCCGGGGGCTTCGGGAGCTCGCTCCTACCGAGGTGGCGTTCATGGGACTGCTCAGCCCGGTCGTGGCGACCACACTGGGCTGGCTGGTCCTTGGGCAGCGGCTGGCTCCGCTGCAGATCCTCGGTGGTGTCATCGTGCTGGCAGCGCTCCTCGGCGCCCAGCTGCGCCGCTCAGATCAGCCCTTGCCGGAGGGCGTAGGCGACGGCGTGGGAGCGGTTGCGGAGCTGGAGACGACTGGTGACGTCGTGGAGGACGTTCTTGACCGTCCGCTCCGAGTATGA